The segment GTGCCGCGCAGCCCAAAACAAATTGCAGATAGCGCGATTGCTGCGGCTAAAGCAGGGGCTGCCATTGCCCACTGTCATGTGCGCGACCCAGAAACAGGCGCACCATCACGCGACCTCAAACTTTACCGCGAAGTAACAGACCGTGTGCGCGATGCGGATGTGGATGTGGTATTGAACCTCACCGCTGGCATGGGTGGTGATCTTGTGTTTGGCAAGCCTTCCAGCCCTCTCCCGCTGATTGAAGGCACTGATATGGTGAGCGCCGAAGAGCGCGTTGCCCATGTGGCCGAGTGCCTACCAGAAATTTGCACCCTTGATTGCGGCACCATGAATTTTGCTGAAGCTGATTATGTGATGACCAACACGCCCGGCATGTTGAAAGCCATGGGCACCATGATGGAAGAGCTTGGCGTCAAGCCAGAGATCGAAGCCTTCGACACGGGCCATCTTTGGCTTGCGAAACAATTGGTGGCAGACGGCGTATTGTCTTCCCCTGCCCTTGTTCAACTTTGCATGGGCATACCATGGGGCGCACCTGATGACCTCAACACCTTTATGGCCATGGTCAACAATGTGCCATCAGATTGGAACTGGTCCGCATTCTCCATTGGCCGCAACGAACTTCCCTATGTAGCGGCTAGCGTTTTGGCGGGCGGCAATGTGCGTGTCGGCTTGGAAGATAATCTATGGCTTGGCAAAGGCGAACTCGCCACCAATGAAGCACTCGTAGAACGCGCCGTGACGATCATTGAAGCAATGGGTGCCAAAGTGATTGGGCCGCAAGACGTTCGCAAAAAGCTTGCCCTCACCAAACGTGCGCCTAGATAATAAGGTATCTCAACCCAACGGAGACCACATCATGCGATTTATACTTATTGTCATTGCGATATTATTCGCGGCGTCACCAACTTTAGCAGCAAGCGTTAAAACCGTCCAAGACCTCGATCTAAAACGGTACCTTGGCACATGGCACGAAGTGGCCCGCTATCCACTGTTCTTCCAAAAAGGCTGCAAGCAATCTAAGGCGACTTACAAGCTCATCGGCCCTAAGAAAATCTCCGTGCACAACCGCTGCATCAAGAACGGTAAAAAGACGGAAGTCATGGGCGATGCCATCGTCAAAGGACCGGGCAAACTGGCTGTGAAGTTTTCCGTCTTCATGCCGTTCCGCGCACCCTATTGGGTATTGTGGGTAGACCCAAATTACGAGGTCGCGGTGGTCGGTGGACCCAAACGCAAAAATGGCTGGATCCTCGCGCGGTCTCCTAACCCGTCAAAGAAACAACTCGCACCTGCGCTGAAAGCTTTGACGGACAATGGCTACAAGCTCAATGGACTAATCTGGGATAAATAAAGATGAAAAAAGCAGCAATCATCGGTGGTGGTGTTATTGGCGGCGGATGGGCTGCTCGGTTCTTGTTGAATGGTTGGAATGTCGTCATCTCAGACCCTGACCCAGAAGCAGAACGCAAGATCAATGAGGTGATGGAGAATGCCCGTCGCTCGCTTCCTGCCCTCAGCGAAGTCTCCATGCCAGAAGAAGGCACCCTCACCTTTGCAGGTTCTATTGCGGAAGCTGTGACCGACGCTGACTGGATACAAGAAAGCGTGCCCGAGCGGTTAGACATCAAACACGCAGTCATGGCCGAGATACAAGCAAATTGCCCAACCGACGCGCTGATTGGTTCTTCAACGTCAGGGTTCAAACCGAGTGAGCTGCAAGAAAAATCAGATCGCCCGCGCCAGATTTTCGTGGCTCATCCATTTAACCCCGTCTACCTGCTGCCATTGATCGAGTTGGTCGGCACGCCTGACACGACAGCACGCGCCAAAAGCATGCTCACAGAAATTGGCATGAAGCCGCTTATCGTCAAAAAAGAGATCGACGCTCACATTGCCGACCGCTTTTTAGAGGCCGTATGGCGTGAGGCTCTATGGCTGATTAAAGACGGTATTGCGACCACCCAAGAAATTGACGATGCAATCCGCTTCGGCTTCGGTCTTCGTTGGGGACAAATGGGCTTGTTTGAAACGTACCGCGTTGCTGGTGGTGAAGCAGGCATGCGCCATTTCATCGAGCAGTTCGGCCCTTGCCTAAGTTGGCCATGGACAAAGCTGATGGATGTGCCTGAACTGACTGACGAACTCATCGACGCCATTGCCGACCAATCAGACGCGCAATCCGGCATGCACACAATCCGCGAGCTTGAACGTATTCGCGATGATAATCTCGTCTCCATGATGCGATCCCTCAAAGGGCGTGATTGGGGTGCTGGTGCTATCCTCAATGCCCATGATGCGAAGTTGAAGCCTGAGCTCCCAACGGACTATACCAAGCCGCTCAACACACTCTCGCGCACCATCCCCATCGACTGGACAGATTATAACGGCCACATGAATGAAAGCCGCTACGGCCAAGTGTTCTCAGATGCGGGCGATGTGGTGATGAACATGGTTGGCGCCGACGCTGATTATATCAAAGCTGGCATGAGTTATTTCACCGTTGATAATCACATTCGGTTTTTAAATGAGACCAATGCGGGCGAGAAGATTCATGTGGTGACACAGGTGCTAGAGGCTGGCGGCAAGAAGCTTCGCATGTACCACGATATGCGCAACGAGGCGGGCGAAACGCTTTGCACCTGCAATCAAATGCTCATCCATGTGAGCTTAGAGACCCGCCGATCATGCTTACCACCACAACACGTCGAAGAACGCCTTGCAGCCCTTCATGAAGGTCAATCGAAATTGCCAATGCCGGAGGGCGCGTAGGATGAATTTTGGCCTTACCGAAGAACAACAAATGATCGTCGAGACGACACGCGCCTTTGTTGAAAATGAGCTTTATCCGCACGAGGAAAAGGTTGAGCAAACCGGCGAACTTGATATGGATTTGGTGAAAGAAATCCAGAAGAAGGCGATAGATGCGGGCCTTTATGCGGCCAATATTCCTGAAGAGTTTGGCGGCACGGGTCTGGATACACCCACATGGCTGCTTTATGAAAAAGAACTTGGCAAAGCAAACTACGCGCTTCACTGGACTGCTGTTGCTCGCCCTTCCAATATCCTATGCGCGGGCACGCCTGAACAGCGCGAGAAATATCTTGAGCCTTGTATGCGCGGCGAGAAGTGGGACTGTATGGCGATGACGGAGCCAGGGGCTGGTTCTGATCTTCGCGGCATGAAGGGAACGGCTGTTCAAGACGGCGACGACTTCATCCTCAATGGCACAAAGCACTTCATTTCCCATGCGGATATTGCAGACTTCGCAATCGTCTATATGGCAACAGGAGAAGAAGACACGCCACGCGGTAAGAAAAAGCTGATCTCCTCTTTCTTCGTTGATAAAGGCACTAAGGGCTTTAGCGTTCGCAATGGCTACCGCAATGTGTCGCACCGTGGTTACACCAACTCAATCTTAGAGTTTGATGACTGCCGCATCCCTGCTCGCAATATGCTGGGTGAACTTCACAAGGGTTTTGAAGTGGCGAACGACTGGCTGGGTGCCACGCGCCTACAAGTTGCCGCTACTTGTTTGGGCCGTGCTGAACGCGCCTTTAAACACTCGGTTGAATGGTCGGCGGAGCGTGAACAATTCGGCCAGAAGATTGGTAAGTTTCAAGGTGTCTCTTTCAAGCTGGCAGATATGGCAATGGAGATGAAAGCGGCTGAGCTTCTGACATTGGAAGCTGGTTGGAAATATGATCAAGGCACGTGCACCGATACCGATATGGCGATGGCTAAACTGAAGGCCACCGAGATGTTGGCGTTCGTCGCTGATGAAGCTATTCAAATTCACGGTGGCATGGGCGTTATGGATGAACTGCCGCTGGAGCGCATTTGGCGTGATTCCCGCATTGAGCGGATTTGGGAAGGCACCTCAGAAATTCAACGCCACATCATAAGCCGCGCCTTGTTGCGCCCGCTAGGTGCTTAAACTGTGAGCTTAGATCGTCTCATCAATCCTCATTCAATCGCCGTCATTGGTGGTGGTGCATGGTGTGAAGCGGTTCTTCAACAATGTTTAGATAGCGGCTTTGATGGCCCGATATATCCGGTTCACCCAAAGCGCACTGAGATTTTGGGGATTGAGACTTATGCGAGCGTCGACGATCTCCCCTCGCCACCGGATGCAAGTTTCATCGGGGTCAATCGGTTTGTAACTGTTGAAGTGGTGCGTACCCTCAGTCAAATGGGCGCGGGCGGTGCCGTGTGCTTTGCAAGCGGCTTTCAAGAGAGCGAAGACGGTAAGGCGCTCAACGATGAGTTGCTTGAGGCAGCCGGTGGCTTCACCTTGCTTGGACCCAACTGCTACGGCTTTTTGAATTATCTTGATGGCGCGATGTTATGGCCTGATGTGCATGGAGGAAAAGCGGTTGAAAGCGGTGTCGCGATTATCGCGCAATCATCCAATATTGCCCTCAACCTCACCATGCAAAACCGTGGCTTACCGGTCTCGCACTTGATCACCGTTGGCAATCAAGCACAAACCAGCATGGCGGATGTTGGCATGGCGCTCCTCGCCGATGAGCGCGTTACAGCCCTTGGTCTTTATGTGGAAGGCTTCGGTGATATTCGTGCCCTTGAGGCATTAGCGGCGCAAGCAAAGAAAGGGGGCAAGCCGATCATCGCGGTTAAGGCGGGACAATCGGAAGAAGCGCGCGCTGCAACAATCTCGCACACCGCATCGCTTGCGGGCAGTGATGCAGGCGCCAACGCCCTTATGGAGCGTCTCGGCATTGCGCGGGTAAACTCGCTTCCCGTACTGCTTGAAAGTTTGAAGCTTGCCCATGTGTTCGGTACTCTACCAGGCAATGCCATTGCGACGCTTAGCTGCTCTGGTGGCGAAGCAAGCTTGATCGCCGACACAGCCTCGCGTTTCGGTGTTAAATTCCCGACGCTCACCAATAATCAAATTGATACTCTAAGCACTCACCTGAATGAGCTGGTGACGCTCACCAATCCACTTGATTATCACACCTTCATCTGGCGCAACCGCGAAGCAATGGCCGCTGTCTTTGCTGCTATGGCGAGTGAGCAAATCGACCTCACCATGATTATTTTAGATTTCCCTAAAGGCGGACCGCCTCAGCATCCTGATTGGTTGATCACGCTGGATGCTATTGAAGATGCCGCGCAGATGACGGGCAAAAAGTTTGGTGTGTTGGCGTCTCTGCCAGAAACCATGCCAGAGGACATTGCAGAGCGATTATTTAAATCTGGCATCGTTCCCTTGTCAGGCTTTGATGAAGCGATGCAGGCAATCAATGCTTGTCAGGCGTATTCAAGCGTAGCTGAGCCATTGTTACTTAGCACGCCGCTAGAAGGACCAACCCACACGCTCAATGAGGCAGAGGCCAAGCGCGATCTTCAATCCTTCGGCCTCAACATTCCAACGGCTCAATATTGCAAAGATAACGATACTGTTTTTGATGAGGCCAACTCACTCACCTTCCCCGTTGTCGTGAAAGCTCTCGGGCTCGCTCATAAAACGGAAGCAGGTGGTGTGGCGCTTAATATTCAAAGTGCGGAGGCTGCCAAAGAAGCAGCAAGCGCAATGCCAGCAAGCGAGTTCATCGTTGAAGAGATGATAACGGGCGCTATCGCCGAATTACTAATCGGTGTCGTACGGGATGAAGCGCATGGTTTCGTGCTCACCATCGCGGCGGGCGGTATTTATACGGAGATTATGAAAGACCAATGCTCTCTGCTCTTACCCGTCACCAAGACGGATATTCTTACCACGATTGATAGCTTGAAAATTGCGCCATTGCTCAAAGGGTATCGCGGACAATCATCCGCAAATCTAGATGCCATCGCGAACGCCGTACTAGTTCTTCAAGACTATGTGGTCGCCAACACCGACACGCTCATTGAGGTCGAAATCAATCCCCTCATCATCACAGGTGATCGCGCCATCGCTGCTGATGCGTTGATAACAAGAAGCCCCGCCTGATAGACGGGGCTTTTAAAATTTAGCAGTTCAATTGAGACTTAGAACAAACCTTCAATATCGCCATCATCATTGATGTGGATTGCTTCCGCAGATGGAACGCGAGGCAAGCCCGGCATTGTCATGATCTCACCGCAGATTGCGACAATGAAACCAGCACCAGCAGACAGCCGCACTTCACGTACAGGCAAATCAAAGCCTGTTGGTGCACCGCGTTGAGTTGGGTCGGTCGAGAATGAGTATTGCGTTTTCGCCATACAAACTGGCAACTTGCCGTAGCCCTGCTCTTCCCAAACCGCCAATTGATCTGTGATCTTCTTGTCCATCACAACGCCATCAGCGCGGTAGATTTCTTTGGCGATTGTTTCGATTTTCGCAGCCAAGCCAAGATCATCAGGATAAAGCGGTGCAAAGTTTGCAGACCCTTCATCACACAACTCAACAACGCGCTTCGCTGTCTCTTCAATACCTGCACCACCGTTGGCCCAGTGTGTATTCAAGATTGCTTCAACGCCGTTGCTTTCACAGTAATCTTTAATCGCTTGAACTTCTGCGTCTGTGTCTGTCACGAAATGGTTGATACCAACGACAAGCGGCACACCGAACTTTTTGACGTTTTCAATGTGGCGACCAAGGTTTGCACAACCAGCTTTCACCGCATCAACATTTTCAGCGCCAAGGTCAGCTTTCAAAACGCCGCCGTTCATTTTCATCGCACGAACCGTTGCAACAAGCACAACTGCATCTGGCGACAGGCCCGCTTTGCGGCATTTAATGTCGAAGAATTTTTCAGCACCAAGGTCAGCACCAAAACCTGCTTCTGTCACAACGTAATCAGCAAGTTTCAACGCCGTCTTCGTTGCAACAACTGAGTTACAGCCGTGAGCGATGTTGGCGAATGGACCGCCGTGTACGAAGGCTGGATTATTTTCGAGTGTTTGAACGAGGTTTGGCTGCATTGCTTGTTGAAGCAACGTTGTCATCGCACCGTCGGCTTTGATGTCACGGCAATAAACCGGAGAGCGATCGCGGCGGTAAGCCACGATGATGCTGCCTAGACGCTCTTGCAAATCATCAAGATCATTGGCCAAGCAGAGGATGGCCATCACTTCTGAAGCAACCGTAATATCAAAACCAGCTTCACGCGGGAAACCGTTTGCCACGCCACCAAGGTTACAAACAACCTGACGAAGTGCGCGGTCGTTCATGTCCATCACACGACGGAACGCGATGCGGCGAATATCAATTTCTAGCTCGTTACCCCAATAGATGTGGTTATCAAGCATCGCGGCCAAAAGGTTGTGAGCTGATGTAATGGCATGGAAGTCACCTGTGAAATGCAGGTTCATATCTTCCATTGGAACGACTTGAGCGTAACCACCACCAGCAGCACCGCCCTTCATGCCGAAACATGGGCCGAGTGAGGCTTCACGAATACAAATCGCAGCACGCTTGCCGATACGGTTTAGACCATCGCCGAGGCCCACTGTCGTGGTTGTCTTACCTTCACCAGCAGGTGTTGGGTTGATGGCCGTTACAAGAATCAGTTTGCCATCTTCTTTAGAGGCTTGCGCCTTGATGAACTCAGCAGAAATTTTTGCTTTGTCATGGCCAAATGGCAAAAGATCTTCTGTTGGAATATCCAGCTTTGCGCCGATTTCCTGAATTGCTTTTTTCTTCGCGCCGCGTGCGATTTCAATATCAGACATGCTCTATTTCCTTTGGCCCAACAATACCAAGACCACTAATTGGCCTATTTGGACAAACGGTATAGAGAAGAAATCCGAATTGAAAATTCAAAATCACTAATGCGCGATTGGAATTGCGAATATTCGACGAACGTCTAACCCCAAGACCCTACATAAACGCCTGCAAACCAGTCTGCGCACGGCCCAAGATCAGCGCGTGCACATCGTGCGTACCTTCATAAGTATTCACAGCTTCAAGGTTCATGACGTGGCGGATCACGTGGTACTCATCTGAAACGCCGTTGCCGCCGTGCATGTCGCGGGCAACGCGGGCGATGTCGAGTGCTTTGCCGCAATTGTTGCGTTTCATCAGGCTGATAAGCTCTACCGGCGATGACTTGTCATCCATCATGCGGCCAAGGCGCAATGCTCCTTGGAGGCCAAGGGAGATTTCGGTTTGCATGTCGGCGAGCTTCTTTTGGATAAGCTGAGTTTGTGCCAATGGCTTGCCGAACTGCTTGCGGTCCATCGTATAGTCGCGCGCAGCGTGCCAGCAGAATTCTGCCGCACCCAGTGCTCCCCATGCAATGCCGTAACGTGCTTTGTTGAGACAGCCGAAGGGACCTGCAAGACCTTGCACATTTGGCAGTAAGTTTTCTTCAGGCACAAAGACTTCATCCATTTGGATCATGCCCGTGACGGATGCGCGCAATGAGAACTTGCCTTCAATCTTCGGTGCGGCCAAACCCTTCATGCCTTTGTCTAGGATAAAGCCACGAATTTTATTGTCGTGCTCATCCGACTTTGCCCAGATGATAAACACGTCGGCGATTGGCGAATTGGTGATCCAGTTTTTGGCACCTGATACCAAATAGCCGCCATCGACTTTCTTGGCACGGGTGACCATGGAACCCGGATCGGAGCCGTGGTCCGGTTCTGTTAGGCCGAAACAACCGACATA is part of the Hyphomicrobiales bacterium genome and harbors:
- a CDS encoding 3-keto-5-aminohexanoate cleavage protein, coding for MPLEMNREVFITCAVTGSGGTQDRSPHVPRSPKQIADSAIAAAKAGAAIAHCHVRDPETGAPSRDLKLYREVTDRVRDADVDVVLNLTAGMGGDLVFGKPSSPLPLIEGTDMVSAEERVAHVAECLPEICTLDCGTMNFAEADYVMTNTPGMLKAMGTMMEELGVKPEIEAFDTGHLWLAKQLVADGVLSSPALVQLCMGIPWGAPDDLNTFMAMVNNVPSDWNWSAFSIGRNELPYVAASVLAGGNVRVGLEDNLWLGKGELATNEALVERAVTIIEAMGAKVIGPQDVRKKLALTKRAPR
- a CDS encoding lipocalin family protein, translated to MRFILIVIAILFAASPTLAASVKTVQDLDLKRYLGTWHEVARYPLFFQKGCKQSKATYKLIGPKKISVHNRCIKNGKKTEVMGDAIVKGPGKLAVKFSVFMPFRAPYWVLWVDPNYEVAVVGGPKRKNGWILARSPNPSKKQLAPALKALTDNGYKLNGLIWDK
- a CDS encoding carnitine 3-dehydrogenase gives rise to the protein MKKAAIIGGGVIGGGWAARFLLNGWNVVISDPDPEAERKINEVMENARRSLPALSEVSMPEEGTLTFAGSIAEAVTDADWIQESVPERLDIKHAVMAEIQANCPTDALIGSSTSGFKPSELQEKSDRPRQIFVAHPFNPVYLLPLIELVGTPDTTARAKSMLTEIGMKPLIVKKEIDAHIADRFLEAVWREALWLIKDGIATTQEIDDAIRFGFGLRWGQMGLFETYRVAGGEAGMRHFIEQFGPCLSWPWTKLMDVPELTDELIDAIADQSDAQSGMHTIRELERIRDDNLVSMMRSLKGRDWGAGAILNAHDAKLKPELPTDYTKPLNTLSRTIPIDWTDYNGHMNESRYGQVFSDAGDVVMNMVGADADYIKAGMSYFTVDNHIRFLNETNAGEKIHVVTQVLEAGGKKLRMYHDMRNEAGETLCTCNQMLIHVSLETRRSCLPPQHVEERLAALHEGQSKLPMPEGA
- a CDS encoding acyl-CoA dehydrogenase family protein, with the translated sequence MNFGLTEEQQMIVETTRAFVENELYPHEEKVEQTGELDMDLVKEIQKKAIDAGLYAANIPEEFGGTGLDTPTWLLYEKELGKANYALHWTAVARPSNILCAGTPEQREKYLEPCMRGEKWDCMAMTEPGAGSDLRGMKGTAVQDGDDFILNGTKHFISHADIADFAIVYMATGEEDTPRGKKKLISSFFVDKGTKGFSVRNGYRNVSHRGYTNSILEFDDCRIPARNMLGELHKGFEVANDWLGATRLQVAATCLGRAERAFKHSVEWSAEREQFGQKIGKFQGVSFKLADMAMEMKAAELLTLEAGWKYDQGTCTDTDMAMAKLKATEMLAFVADEAIQIHGGMGVMDELPLERIWRDSRIERIWEGTSEIQRHIISRALLRPLGA
- a CDS encoding acetate--CoA ligase family protein, with amino-acid sequence MSLDRLINPHSIAVIGGGAWCEAVLQQCLDSGFDGPIYPVHPKRTEILGIETYASVDDLPSPPDASFIGVNRFVTVEVVRTLSQMGAGGAVCFASGFQESEDGKALNDELLEAAGGFTLLGPNCYGFLNYLDGAMLWPDVHGGKAVESGVAIIAQSSNIALNLTMQNRGLPVSHLITVGNQAQTSMADVGMALLADERVTALGLYVEGFGDIRALEALAAQAKKGGKPIIAVKAGQSEEARAATISHTASLAGSDAGANALMERLGIARVNSLPVLLESLKLAHVFGTLPGNAIATLSCSGGEASLIADTASRFGVKFPTLTNNQIDTLSTHLNELVTLTNPLDYHTFIWRNREAMAAVFAAMASEQIDLTMIILDFPKGGPPQHPDWLITLDAIEDAAQMTGKKFGVLASLPETMPEDIAERLFKSGIVPLSGFDEAMQAINACQAYSSVAEPLLLSTPLEGPTHTLNEAEAKRDLQSFGLNIPTAQYCKDNDTVFDEANSLTFPVVVKALGLAHKTEAGGVALNIQSAEAAKEAASAMPASEFIVEEMITGAIAELLIGVVRDEAHGFVLTIAAGGIYTEIMKDQCSLLLPVTKTDILTTIDSLKIAPLLKGYRGQSSANLDAIANAVLVLQDYVVANTDTLIEVEINPLIITGDRAIAADALITRSPA
- a CDS encoding formate--tetrahydrofolate ligase — protein: MSDIEIARGAKKKAIQEIGAKLDIPTEDLLPFGHDKAKISAEFIKAQASKEDGKLILVTAINPTPAGEGKTTTTVGLGDGLNRIGKRAAICIREASLGPCFGMKGGAAGGGYAQVVPMEDMNLHFTGDFHAITSAHNLLAAMLDNHIYWGNELEIDIRRIAFRRVMDMNDRALRQVVCNLGGVANGFPREAGFDITVASEVMAILCLANDLDDLQERLGSIIVAYRRDRSPVYCRDIKADGAMTTLLQQAMQPNLVQTLENNPAFVHGGPFANIAHGCNSVVATKTALKLADYVVTEAGFGADLGAEKFFDIKCRKAGLSPDAVVLVATVRAMKMNGGVLKADLGAENVDAVKAGCANLGRHIENVKKFGVPLVVGINHFVTDTDAEVQAIKDYCESNGVEAILNTHWANGGAGIEETAKRVVELCDEGSANFAPLYPDDLGLAAKIETIAKEIYRADGVVMDKKITDQLAVWEEQGYGKLPVCMAKTQYSFSTDPTQRGAPTGFDLPVREVRLSAGAGFIVAICGEIMTMPGLPRVPSAEAIHINDDGDIEGLF
- a CDS encoding acyl-CoA dehydrogenase; amino-acid sequence: MVWEDPFLLEDQLNEDERMIRDSAHQFCQERLMTRVLEANRHETFDREIFNEMGELGLLGSTIPEEYGCVGANYVSYGLVAREVERVDSGYRSTMSVQSSLVMHPIFAYGSEEQRLKYLPKLASGEYVGCFGLTEPDHGSDPGSMVTRAKKVDGGYLVSGAKNWITNSPIADVFIIWAKSDEHDNKIRGFILDKGMKGLAAPKIEGKFSLRASVTGMIQMDEVFVPEENLLPNVQGLAGPFGCLNKARYGIAWGALGAAEFCWHAARDYTMDRKQFGKPLAQTQLIQKKLADMQTEISLGLQGALRLGRMMDDKSSPVELISLMKRNNCGKALDIARVARDMHGGNGVSDEYHVIRHVMNLEAVNTYEGTHDVHALILGRAQTGLQAFM